The proteins below are encoded in one region of Ornithinimicrobium avium:
- a CDS encoding formate--tetrahydrofolate ligase has product MKSDVEIAQQATLRPIGELAEELGLSTDEYEPYGHTKAKISLAVLERLKDKPDGKLILCTGINPTAAGEGKTTTNVGLSMALNRIGKRAMTTIREPSLGPSFGMKGGAAGGGYAQVVPMEDINLHFTGDFHAITSAHNLLAALLDNSIHQGNPLNINPKRITWPRVLDMNDRALRNIVIGLGKVGDGVVRESGFEITVASEIMAALCLATGIEDLKERFGRMIVGYTYDKKPVTAGDLGAPGAMALLMKDAVRPNLVQTLENTPAIIHGGPFANIAHGNNSVVATQTALKLSDYVITEAGFGADLGAEKFFDIVCPAGGLTPDAVVVVATVRALKLNGGKDKKELTNEDLFALGAGVVNLEQHLENLAKFGVPALVALNRFPSDTDAELDLVRQRCEALGVKVVLSEVFAKGGAGGEDMAHAVVELCEQESNYAPLYDVEDEMHAKIETIAREIYRADGVDLAPTAATQLGQIKADGYGSLPICMAKTQYSFSDDPTRLGAPRGFRITVRELVVNAGAGFVVALTGDIMRMPGLPRVPAAVGMDISDDGTITGLS; this is encoded by the coding sequence GTGAAGTCCGACGTCGAGATCGCCCAGCAGGCCACACTCCGTCCCATCGGCGAGCTCGCCGAGGAGCTGGGGCTCAGCACCGACGAGTACGAACCCTACGGTCACACCAAGGCGAAGATCTCCCTCGCCGTGCTCGAGCGGCTCAAGGACAAGCCGGACGGCAAGCTCATCCTGTGCACCGGCATCAACCCGACCGCGGCGGGAGAGGGCAAGACCACCACGAACGTGGGCCTGTCCATGGCGCTCAACCGGATCGGCAAGCGCGCGATGACGACGATCCGTGAGCCCTCCCTGGGCCCCTCCTTCGGGATGAAGGGCGGTGCGGCCGGCGGCGGCTACGCGCAGGTGGTGCCGATGGAGGACATCAACCTGCACTTCACCGGTGACTTCCACGCGATCACCTCGGCGCACAACCTGCTGGCGGCGCTGCTGGACAACAGCATCCACCAGGGCAACCCGCTGAACATCAACCCCAAGCGGATCACCTGGCCCCGCGTCCTGGACATGAACGACCGTGCCCTGCGCAACATCGTCATCGGCCTGGGCAAGGTCGGCGACGGCGTCGTGCGCGAGTCCGGCTTCGAGATCACCGTGGCCAGCGAGATCATGGCCGCGCTGTGCCTGGCCACCGGCATCGAGGACCTCAAGGAGCGCTTCGGCCGGATGATCGTGGGCTACACCTACGACAAGAAGCCGGTGACCGCCGGCGACCTGGGGGCCCCCGGTGCCATGGCCCTGCTGATGAAGGACGCGGTCCGGCCCAACCTCGTGCAGACCCTGGAGAACACCCCCGCGATCATCCACGGCGGACCGTTCGCCAACATCGCGCACGGCAACAACTCGGTGGTGGCCACGCAGACCGCGCTCAAGCTGTCCGACTACGTCATCACCGAGGCGGGCTTCGGCGCCGACCTGGGCGCGGAGAAGTTCTTCGATATCGTCTGCCCGGCCGGCGGGCTCACGCCGGACGCGGTGGTGGTCGTGGCCACGGTCCGCGCGCTCAAGCTCAACGGCGGCAAGGACAAGAAGGAGCTCACCAACGAGGACCTCTTCGCCCTCGGCGCGGGCGTGGTCAACCTCGAGCAGCACCTGGAGAACCTCGCCAAGTTCGGGGTGCCTGCCCTCGTGGCGCTCAACCGCTTCCCGAGCGACACCGACGCCGAGCTGGACCTGGTCCGGCAGCGCTGCGAGGCGCTCGGCGTCAAGGTGGTGCTCTCCGAGGTGTTCGCCAAGGGCGGCGCCGGCGGGGAGGACATGGCGCACGCGGTCGTCGAGCTCTGCGAGCAGGAGAGCAACTACGCCCCGCTCTACGACGTCGAGGACGAGATGCACGCCAAGATCGAGACCATCGCGCGGGAGATCTACCGCGCGGACGGTGTGGACCTCGCCCCGACCGCAGCCACCCAGCTCGGCCAGATCAAGGCCGACGGCTACGGGAGCCTGCCGATCTGCATGGCGAAGACGCAGTACTCCTTCTCCGACGACCCGACCCGGCTGGGCGCGCCCCGCGGGTTCAGGATCACCGTGCGCGAGCTCGTCGTCAACGCCGGCGCCGGCTTCGTGGTGGCGCTGACCGGCGACATCATGCGGATGCCGGGCCTGCCCAGGGTCCCGGCTGCGGTGGGCATGGACATCTCCGACGACGGGACGATCACCGGGCTGTCCTGA
- a CDS encoding MFS transporter, which yields MVATPSRARLGISLQFFTNGSLLGTLLPHYPQIKDAFELSNAVFGLLVVAFAVGSLLTAAFAGKVVRRFGAMSTATVLTLVLAAALAVAASSPWLWLLFLGLFLAGCCDPVLDAGQNVHGLRVEQVLGRSVINSLHATWSLGAVTGGLVGAWTVGLGLHVGPVMVVSGLVWSGVAVLAWWLARLPEVEERPAAGRQHPRPTRVRALLLVAPVAVLAVAGTLVEEVGNSWATLYARDVTGAAPGVAGLAYVTAYAAQFVGRITGDRLTDRFGRGEVAVAGGVLIAAGGLVVMVAPTVLVVLGGFALLGLGCATLVPAAFAAAHELPGLAYGTGVALVGWLMRGGFVLTSPVLGVVADRWGLRAGMALPLLAGLVAVAVALRLRRPASVPEPA from the coding sequence ATGGTCGCCACCCCCTCCCGCGCGCGCCTGGGCATCTCGCTGCAGTTCTTCACCAACGGCTCGCTGCTCGGCACGCTGCTGCCGCACTACCCGCAGATCAAGGACGCCTTCGAGCTGTCCAACGCGGTCTTCGGCCTGCTCGTCGTGGCCTTCGCGGTGGGGTCGCTGCTCACCGCGGCCTTCGCGGGAAAGGTCGTCCGGCGCTTCGGCGCGATGTCCACCGCGACCGTCCTGACCCTCGTCCTGGCGGCCGCGCTCGCGGTCGCGGCGTCCAGCCCCTGGCTCTGGCTGCTCTTCCTCGGCCTCTTCCTCGCCGGCTGCTGCGACCCGGTCCTGGACGCCGGCCAGAACGTCCACGGGCTGCGCGTGGAGCAGGTGCTCGGCCGCTCGGTCATCAACTCCCTGCACGCCACCTGGAGCCTCGGTGCCGTCACCGGCGGCCTGGTGGGCGCGTGGACCGTCGGGCTCGGCCTGCACGTGGGTCCGGTCATGGTCGTCAGCGGGCTCGTCTGGTCCGGTGTGGCGGTGCTGGCCTGGTGGCTGGCCCGGCTGCCGGAGGTCGAGGAGCGTCCGGCGGCGGGACGGCAGCACCCCCGACCGACCCGGGTCAGGGCCCTGCTGCTCGTGGCCCCGGTCGCGGTGCTGGCGGTCGCAGGCACGCTCGTGGAGGAGGTCGGCAACTCCTGGGCCACGCTCTACGCCCGGGACGTGACCGGCGCGGCACCCGGGGTCGCCGGACTGGCCTACGTCACCGCCTACGCCGCCCAGTTCGTCGGCCGGATCACCGGCGACCGCCTCACCGACCGCTTCGGCCGGGGCGAGGTGGCGGTGGCGGGCGGTGTGCTCATCGCCGCCGGTGGCCTGGTCGTCATGGTCGCGCCGACGGTGCTCGTCGTGCTCGGCGGCTTCGCCCTGCTCGGCCTGGGCTGCGCGACCCTGGTGCCGGCCGCGTTCGCGGCCGCCCACGAGCTGCCGGGGCTCGCCTACGGCACCGGCGTCGCGCTCGTCGGCTGGCTGATGCGCGGCGGGTTCGTGCTCACCTCTCCCGTGCTGGGCGTGGTCGCGGACCGTTGGGGACTGCGTGCCGGTATGGCGCTGCCCCTCCTCGCCGGGCTGGTCGCCGTGGCCGTCGCGCTGCGGCTGCGCCGGCCCGCGTCGGTGCCCGAGCCGGCCTGA
- a CDS encoding DUF3263 domain-containing protein, with translation MGAAPRAQHTAETTSLSARDREILDFEHQWWKYAGSKEQAVKDLFDLSPTRYYQILNQLIDSEDALAHDPMLIKRLRRQRARRQRSRSARRLGIEL, from the coding sequence ATGGGCGCGGCCCCCCGTGCGCAGCACACCGCCGAGACGACGTCGTTGTCGGCGCGCGACCGGGAGATCCTCGACTTCGAGCACCAGTGGTGGAAGTACGCCGGCTCCAAGGAGCAGGCGGTCAAGGACCTGTTCGACCTGAGCCCCACCCGCTACTACCAGATCCTCAACCAGCTCATCGACAGCGAGGACGCCCTCGCCCACGACCCGATGCTGATCAAGCGGCTGCGCCGCCAGCGGGCCCGCCGCCAGCGCAGCCGGTCGGCGCGCCGGCTCGGGATCGAGCTGTGA
- a CDS encoding acyl-CoA dehydrogenase family protein has translation MVHRVLPTDEAEDLLALVRQIADEQLLPQVDEAEAAKRFPREVFAMLGQAGLLSLPYPEELGGGGQPYEVYLQVIEELARGWMSVAVGVSVHSLTAFPMATFGTAEQQERWLTGMLSGDQLGAYCLSEPQAGSDVAAIRTRAEKVGTGSAADYLITGGKAWISHAGHADYYTLFARTSDEGGRGLACFHVPAGTQGLSFPEPERKMGLHSDTVGEVLLDGVRLPAEHRIGEEGKGMPIALAALDSGRLGIAAAATGLAQRALEVASAYATEREQFGRPIADNQGLAFLLADMAAAVGAARATYLHAARLKDAGLPNTQETAVAKLVATDAAMKVTTDAVQVLGGYGYTTDFPVERFMREAKVTQIFEGTNQIQRLVIAREVLAAHR, from the coding sequence ATGGTGCACCGCGTGCTTCCCACCGACGAGGCAGAGGACCTGCTGGCCCTCGTCCGGCAGATCGCCGACGAGCAGCTCCTCCCCCAGGTGGACGAGGCGGAGGCCGCCAAGCGCTTCCCCCGCGAGGTGTTCGCCATGCTGGGGCAGGCCGGGCTGCTGTCGCTGCCCTACCCAGAGGAGCTCGGCGGCGGCGGACAGCCCTACGAGGTCTACCTGCAGGTCATCGAGGAGCTCGCCCGTGGCTGGATGTCGGTCGCGGTGGGCGTCTCGGTCCACTCCCTGACCGCCTTCCCGATGGCCACCTTCGGCACCGCCGAGCAGCAGGAGCGGTGGCTGACCGGGATGCTCTCCGGCGACCAGCTCGGGGCCTACTGCCTCTCCGAGCCGCAGGCCGGCTCCGACGTCGCAGCCATCCGCACGCGCGCCGAGAAGGTGGGCACAGGGTCGGCGGCCGACTACCTGATCACCGGCGGCAAGGCCTGGATCAGCCACGCCGGCCACGCCGACTACTACACGCTCTTCGCCAGGACCTCCGACGAGGGCGGCCGCGGCCTGGCCTGCTTCCACGTGCCGGCCGGCACGCAGGGCCTGTCCTTCCCCGAGCCCGAGCGCAAGATGGGCCTGCACAGCGACACCGTCGGGGAGGTCCTGCTCGACGGTGTCCGGCTGCCCGCCGAGCACCGCATCGGCGAGGAGGGCAAGGGTATGCCGATCGCGCTCGCCGCCCTCGACTCCGGCCGCCTGGGCATCGCGGCCGCCGCGACCGGCCTGGCGCAGCGTGCCCTGGAGGTGGCCAGCGCCTACGCGACCGAGCGCGAGCAGTTCGGCCGGCCGATCGCCGACAACCAGGGACTGGCCTTCCTCCTCGCCGACATGGCCGCGGCCGTCGGGGCCGCCCGCGCCACCTACCTGCACGCGGCCCGGCTCAAGGACGCCGGCCTGCCGAACACCCAGGAGACGGCGGTCGCCAAGCTGGTCGCCACCGACGCGGCGATGAAGGTCACCACCGACGCCGTCCAGGTGCTCGGCGGCTACGGCTACACCACCGACTTCCCGGTCGAGCGCTTCATGCGCGAGGCCAAGGTCACCCAGATCTTCGAGGGCACCAACCAGATCCAGCGCCTGGTCATCGCGCGCGAGGTGCTGGCCGCCCACCGCTGA
- a CDS encoding uracil-DNA glycosylase, which yields MPAPLTSLVHPSWAEALAPAEATVARLGAFLRDEAASGRGYLPAGQQVLRVFERPLGEVRVLVVGQDPYPTPGHAVGLSFSVAPDVRPVPRSLRNIYAELESDLGHPPPPTGDLTPWAEQGVMLLNRVLTVRPNAPASHRGRGWEEVTELAIDALVRRGGPLVALLWGRDARGLAGRLGDVPRIESAHPSPLSARNGFFGSRPFSRADELLVRQGARPVDWRLA from the coding sequence GTGCCTGCGCCGCTGACCAGCCTCGTCCACCCCTCCTGGGCGGAGGCGCTGGCGCCTGCGGAGGCGACCGTGGCGCGGCTGGGTGCCTTCCTGCGCGACGAGGCGGCCAGCGGACGCGGCTACCTCCCGGCCGGCCAGCAGGTGCTGCGCGTGTTCGAGCGGCCGCTGGGCGAGGTCCGCGTCCTCGTCGTCGGGCAGGACCCCTACCCCACGCCCGGTCATGCGGTGGGGCTGAGCTTCTCGGTCGCGCCGGACGTGCGCCCGGTGCCGCGCAGCCTGCGGAACATCTACGCCGAGCTCGAGAGCGACCTGGGTCACCCGCCTCCCCCGACCGGCGACCTGACGCCGTGGGCCGAGCAGGGCGTGATGCTGCTCAACCGCGTGCTCACCGTCCGCCCCAACGCCCCGGCGAGCCACCGCGGACGGGGCTGGGAGGAGGTGACCGAGCTGGCCATCGACGCCCTCGTGCGCCGCGGTGGCCCTCTCGTGGCGCTCCTGTGGGGCCGCGACGCGCGCGGCCTGGCCGGGCGGCTCGGCGACGTCCCGCGGATCGAGAGCGCGCACCCCTCGCCGCTGTCGGCGCGCAACGGCTTCTTCGGCTCGCGCCCGTTCAGCCGCGCCGACGAGCTGCTCGTGCGCCAGGGCGCGCGCCCGGTCGACTGGCGGCTCGCGTGA
- the modA gene encoding molybdate ABC transporter substrate-binding protein produces MTTSGARALRATAALGLAALTTSLAACGAPATSAGGGGRTLTVLAAASLTDVFEQVAADFEADHPGVTVEQSFSASSTIVQQVNEGAPADVIALAGQSSLDPLAPELRLGPPVVFTTNTLELAVPADNPAGIGGTQDLTKDGIRLVVCQPEVPCGTAARTLFEHLGISPDVASFEPDVRATLSKVELGEADVGVVYRTDVAAAGDGVAGVEIPAADNVVSSYPVLAVSGSPLAQAFIDEVMSGRGQQRLADAGFVAP; encoded by the coding sequence GTGACCACCTCCGGGGCACGTGCTCTTCGCGCCACCGCCGCGCTCGGCCTCGCCGCCCTCACCACCTCCCTGGCCGCCTGCGGGGCGCCCGCCACGTCCGCCGGGGGTGGCGGGCGGACCCTCACGGTGCTCGCTGCCGCCTCGCTGACCGACGTCTTCGAGCAGGTTGCGGCGGACTTCGAGGCGGACCACCCCGGCGTCACGGTCGAGCAGTCCTTCTCGGCCTCCTCCACGATCGTCCAGCAGGTCAACGAGGGCGCTCCTGCCGACGTCATCGCCCTCGCCGGGCAGAGCTCGCTCGACCCGCTCGCCCCGGAGCTGCGCCTGGGCCCGCCCGTCGTCTTCACCACCAACACCCTCGAGCTCGCGGTGCCCGCCGACAACCCGGCCGGCATCGGCGGCACGCAGGACCTGACCAAGGACGGCATACGCCTCGTGGTCTGCCAGCCGGAGGTGCCCTGCGGCACCGCCGCCCGGACGCTCTTCGAGCACCTCGGCATCAGCCCCGACGTCGCCTCCTTCGAGCCCGACGTGCGCGCCACGCTGAGCAAGGTGGAGCTGGGCGAGGCGGACGTGGGGGTCGTCTACCGCACGGACGTGGCCGCCGCAGGCGACGGGGTGGCCGGGGTGGAGATCCCGGCGGCGGACAACGTCGTCAGCTCCTACCCCGTCCTGGCGGTGTCCGGCTCCCCGCTCGCGCAGGCCTTCATCGACGAGGTCATGTCCGGACGTGGCCAGCAGCGGCTCGCCGACGCGGGCTTCGTGGCGCCGTGA
- a CDS encoding SGNH/GDSL hydrolase family protein — MSGVGEGPGMPGRARHLRGAQVHGGSGSVRPRPRPWATYVALGDSFTEGMSDPDPVVPDRYRGWADRLAALLAPHADGLTYANLAVRGRTLDDVAGPQVEAALALRPDLVSIVGGGNDILRPRADVDALAAQLESAVASLRASGADVLMATPTDPAGAPVVGLTRGRAATYSAHIWSIAQRHGCYVLNQWACDFLQDWRMWAQDRIHMTPEGHRRVALAAYAALGHDPGAADWSVPLPPAEAAGRLEQARGHAAWAREHLAPWVRRRLTGRSSGDGLGAKIPVPGPPAAPPQPGPPGGSA, encoded by the coding sequence GTGAGCGGCGTCGGCGAGGGACCGGGTATGCCGGGGCGCGCTCGACACCTGCGCGGCGCCCAGGTGCACGGCGGCTCGGGCAGCGTACGACCCCGGCCGCGGCCGTGGGCCACCTACGTCGCGCTCGGCGACTCCTTCACCGAGGGCATGAGCGACCCGGACCCGGTGGTCCCTGACCGCTACCGCGGCTGGGCCGACCGGCTGGCGGCGCTGCTCGCGCCGCACGCCGACGGCCTGACCTACGCCAACCTCGCGGTGCGCGGGCGCACGCTGGACGACGTGGCGGGCCCCCAGGTGGAGGCGGCGCTGGCCCTGCGGCCCGACCTGGTCAGCATCGTCGGCGGAGGCAACGACATCCTGCGGCCCCGGGCCGACGTCGACGCGCTGGCGGCACAGCTCGAGTCCGCGGTCGCGAGCCTGCGGGCCAGCGGGGCCGACGTGCTCATGGCCACGCCGACCGACCCCGCCGGGGCGCCGGTCGTGGGCCTGACGCGGGGCCGGGCCGCGACCTACTCGGCGCACATCTGGTCGATCGCCCAGCGGCACGGGTGCTACGTGCTCAACCAGTGGGCGTGCGACTTCCTGCAGGACTGGCGGATGTGGGCCCAGGACCGCATCCACATGACGCCGGAGGGGCACCGGCGGGTGGCGCTGGCGGCCTACGCCGCCCTGGGCCACGACCCCGGCGCCGCGGACTGGAGCGTGCCGCTGCCGCCCGCCGAGGCGGCGGGCCGGCTGGAGCAGGCCCGTGGCCACGCCGCCTGGGCCCGCGAGCACCTCGCGCCGTGGGTGCGCCGCCGGCTCACCGGCCGTTCCTCCGGCGACGGTCTGGGGGCCAAGATCCCGGTGCCCGGTCCGCCCGCCGCACCACCGCAGCCCGGCCCACCCGGAGGATCCGCATGA
- a CDS encoding ABC transporter ATP-binding protein, which translates to MSAAPADPPFLDAHVVVELGTFRTDVHLACGRGVTAVLGPNGSGKTTVLKALAGLHTLASGHVRAGGRVWSGDGVHLPPEERGVGMVLADPLLFPHLSLLDNVAFGPRSRGMPRAAARARAAEELGRVGLTDLEGRRPAQVSQGQAQRAALARALATDPEILLLDEPLSALDPQTRSATRADLVHRLREFAGATVLVTHDPLDALTLGDQLLFVDDGRVVQSGAPAEVVARPRSPYVAGVVGLNLLRGTLTQAGQDAALARSLDLGRGEHLVVAEVPGGAGPGEELLATINPAAITLYTEHPAASARNLWQLEVVAVTVTGQRARVRLDGPGANQLSAEVTLGAVAELGVVRGARLWASVKATEVSVYPA; encoded by the coding sequence GTGAGCGCCGCACCCGCCGACCCGCCCTTCCTGGACGCCCACGTCGTCGTCGAGCTCGGTACCTTCCGCACCGACGTCCACCTCGCCTGCGGACGCGGGGTCACCGCGGTCCTCGGCCCCAACGGGTCGGGAAAGACGACCGTGCTCAAGGCGCTCGCGGGACTGCATACTCTCGCCTCCGGGCACGTGCGGGCGGGCGGGCGCGTGTGGTCCGGCGACGGCGTCCACCTGCCGCCCGAGGAGCGCGGGGTGGGGATGGTGCTGGCGGACCCGCTCCTCTTCCCCCACCTGTCGCTGCTGGACAACGTGGCCTTCGGCCCCCGTTCCAGGGGTATGCCGCGCGCCGCCGCCCGCGCCCGCGCCGCCGAGGAGCTGGGCCGCGTCGGGCTCACCGACCTCGAGGGCCGCCGACCCGCGCAGGTCTCCCAGGGGCAGGCGCAGCGGGCGGCCCTCGCCCGGGCGCTGGCGACCGACCCGGAGATCCTGCTGCTGGACGAGCCGCTCTCGGCGCTGGACCCGCAGACCCGCTCGGCGACCCGCGCGGACCTGGTCCACCGGCTCCGCGAGTTCGCCGGCGCGACGGTCCTGGTCACCCACGACCCGCTCGACGCGCTGACGCTCGGCGACCAGCTGCTCTTCGTCGACGACGGCAGGGTGGTGCAGTCCGGTGCCCCGGCCGAGGTCGTCGCCCGGCCGCGCTCGCCCTACGTCGCAGGCGTGGTGGGGCTCAACCTGCTGCGCGGCACGCTGACGCAGGCGGGCCAGGACGCTGCCCTCGCACGGTCCCTCGACCTCGGTCGCGGCGAGCACCTCGTGGTCGCCGAGGTGCCGGGAGGCGCCGGGCCGGGCGAGGAGCTCCTGGCGACGATCAACCCGGCGGCGATCACGCTCTACACCGAGCACCCGGCCGCCTCGGCCCGCAACCTGTGGCAGCTCGAGGTCGTCGCGGTGACCGTCACCGGGCAGCGGGCGCGCGTCCGTCTGGACGGGCCCGGCGCCAACCAGCTCAGCGCGGAGGTGACGCTCGGCGCGGTCGCCGAGCTCGGCGTCGTCCGCGGGGCCAGGCTGTGGGCGAGCGTCAAGGCGACCGAGGTGTCCGTCTACCCCGCGTGA
- a CDS encoding ABC transporter permease, translating into MTGRSLTSRLALLAPAWIGVAFVVLPLLALLVRADWPHIGTHLAAPVVGESLRLSALTTSLTMVVVWTLGTPLAWILARSDHPLTAWGRALITVPLVLPPVVGGVALLMTWGRRGVLGGWLETTFGITLPFTTAAVVMAEIFVAMPFYVISVEGAMRGLDRRFDEIAATLGAGPVRTFRTVVVPMVLPGIAAGSALAWARALGEFGATITFAGSFPGRTQTAPLGVYASLERDPQAAIALSLVMLLVSVVVLGALRSRWLR; encoded by the coding sequence GTGACCGGGCGCAGCCTCACCTCCCGCCTGGCCCTGCTGGCGCCGGCCTGGATCGGCGTGGCGTTCGTCGTCCTGCCTCTGCTGGCCCTGCTCGTCCGGGCCGACTGGCCCCACATCGGCACCCACCTGGCCGCACCCGTCGTCGGGGAGTCGCTGCGGCTCTCGGCCCTGACCACCTCGCTCACGATGGTGGTCGTCTGGACGCTCGGGACCCCGCTGGCCTGGATCCTCGCCCGCTCCGACCACCCGCTGACCGCGTGGGGACGGGCCCTGATCACCGTCCCCCTCGTGCTGCCGCCGGTCGTCGGCGGCGTCGCGCTGCTCATGACCTGGGGCCGACGCGGCGTGCTCGGCGGGTGGCTCGAGACGACCTTCGGGATCACGCTGCCGTTCACGACCGCGGCCGTGGTCATGGCCGAGATCTTCGTGGCGATGCCCTTCTACGTCATCTCGGTCGAGGGGGCGATGCGCGGCCTGGACCGGCGCTTCGACGAGATCGCCGCCACCCTGGGCGCCGGCCCGGTCCGCACCTTCCGCACGGTCGTGGTCCCGATGGTGCTACCGGGCATCGCGGCGGGGTCGGCGCTGGCCTGGGCGCGCGCCCTCGGCGAGTTCGGCGCGACGATCACCTTCGCCGGCAGCTTCCCCGGCCGCACCCAGACCGCGCCGCTGGGCGTCTACGCCTCGCTCGAGCGCGACCCGCAGGCCGCCATCGCGCTCTCCCTCGTCATGCTGCTGGTCAGCGTCGTCGTGCTCGGCGCGCTCCGCTCGAGGTGGCTGCGGTGA
- a CDS encoding TOBE domain-containing protein, which translates to MTQMRVSEAAVLLGVSTDTVRRAVEAGRLSAGRDAAGRTVVEAVDVARMAQAHGAHAEGTATSSQRNQLRGIVTRVVSDAVMSQVDVQAGPFRLVSLISTEAVEELGLGPGSVVVASVKSTNVTLGLAP; encoded by the coding sequence ATGACGCAGATGCGAGTCAGTGAGGCAGCCGTCCTGCTCGGGGTGTCGACCGACACCGTCCGGCGTGCCGTCGAGGCCGGCCGGCTGTCCGCCGGCAGGGACGCCGCGGGACGCACCGTCGTCGAGGCGGTCGACGTCGCCCGGATGGCGCAGGCGCACGGCGCCCACGCGGAGGGCACCGCCACCTCCTCCCAGCGCAACCAGCTGCGCGGCATCGTGACCCGCGTGGTCAGCGACGCCGTCATGTCGCAGGTCGACGTGCAGGCCGGCCCCTTCCGGCTCGTCTCGCTCATCTCCACCGAGGCCGTCGAGGAGCTCGGCCTGGGGCCCGGCTCGGTCGTCGTCGCCTCGGTCAAGTCCACCAACGTCACGCTCGGACTGGCCCCGTGA
- a CDS encoding SDR family NAD(P)-dependent oxidoreductase: protein MQITESTVALVTGGASGLGEATARRLLAEGAQVVLVDLPGGRGEEVAAQLGERASFAGADVRDADQVAAAVGTAAGLGELRVAVCCAGVATPGRILSRRGVLDLEVYRTVVEINLVGTFNVLRLAAEQMAANEPVPDERGMGDRGLVVMTASVAAFEGQVGQAAYASSKAGVAGLTLPAARDLADKGIRVMTIAPGVFETPMMSGLGEEVRSSLEALVPHPPRLGRPEEYAALVAHIVDNPLLNGEVVRLDGALRMPPR, encoded by the coding sequence ATGCAGATCACCGAGTCGACCGTCGCCCTCGTCACCGGGGGCGCCTCCGGCCTGGGCGAGGCGACCGCCCGCCGCCTGCTGGCCGAGGGCGCGCAGGTCGTCCTCGTCGACCTGCCCGGCGGACGTGGCGAGGAGGTCGCCGCCCAGCTGGGCGAGCGGGCCAGCTTCGCCGGCGCCGACGTGCGCGACGCCGACCAGGTCGCCGCGGCGGTGGGCACCGCCGCGGGGCTGGGCGAGCTGCGCGTCGCCGTCTGCTGCGCCGGCGTCGCCACCCCGGGCCGGATCCTGTCCCGCCGCGGCGTCCTCGACCTGGAGGTCTACCGCACCGTGGTCGAGATCAACCTCGTGGGCACCTTCAACGTCCTGCGCCTGGCCGCCGAGCAGATGGCCGCCAACGAGCCGGTCCCCGACGAGCGCGGCATGGGCGACCGCGGCCTGGTGGTGATGACGGCCTCGGTGGCGGCCTTCGAGGGTCAGGTCGGGCAGGCGGCCTACGCCTCCTCCAAGGCCGGCGTCGCCGGGCTCACCCTGCCCGCCGCCCGCGACCTGGCCGACAAGGGGATCCGCGTGATGACGATCGCCCCCGGGGTCTTCGAGACGCCGATGATGTCCGGGCTGGGCGAGGAGGTCCGCAGCTCCCTCGAGGCGCTCGTCCCCCACCCCCCGCGCCTGGGCCGCCCCGAGGAGTACGCCGCCCTCGTCGCCCACATCGTGGACAACCCCCTGCTCAACGGCGAGGTCGTGCGCCTCGACGGCGCGCTGCGGATGCCCCCGCGCTGA
- a CDS encoding HpcH/HpaI aldolase family protein → MTSFADPRGLWLCLIGPDALEALPTDHLGWLGVDLQHGRYEVSDLAGLLRVARVPVLARAASGDAAHLARVLDTGVAGVIVPGVSSLAEAQGLVGAVRFPPEGRRSTGLTRSVLVGGPGRPLLLAMVETAGALDDVGAIAALDGVDGLFVGPYDLSLSLGRPGPTDAAVVAAAARVREAARAHGVLAGAFSGDRALDALLPADLDLLAVDTDVTLLRVGMDAVLG, encoded by the coding sequence ATGACCAGCTTCGCCGACCCGCGCGGCCTGTGGCTGTGCCTGATCGGCCCGGACGCCCTCGAGGCGCTGCCGACCGACCACCTCGGCTGGCTCGGCGTCGACCTCCAGCACGGTCGCTACGAGGTCTCCGACCTCGCCGGGCTGCTGCGGGTGGCGCGGGTGCCGGTGCTGGCCCGGGCCGCCTCTGGCGACGCGGCGCACCTGGCCCGGGTGCTCGACACGGGCGTGGCCGGCGTCATCGTGCCGGGCGTGTCCTCGCTGGCCGAGGCGCAAGGCCTGGTCGGGGCCGTGCGCTTCCCGCCGGAGGGCCGGCGCAGCACCGGGCTGACCCGGTCGGTGCTGGTCGGCGGACCGGGACGGCCGCTGCTGCTGGCCATGGTCGAGACCGCCGGTGCGCTGGACGACGTCGGGGCGATCGCCGCCCTGGACGGCGTCGACGGGCTCTTCGTGGGCCCCTACGACCTGTCGCTCTCGCTGGGGCGGCCCGGTCCGACGGACGCTGCGGTGGTGGCGGCGGCCGCCCGGGTGCGGGAGGCCGCCCGGGCGCACGGCGTGCTGGCCGGAGCCTTCTCCGGGGACCGCGCGCTGGACGCGCTGCTCCCGGCCGACCTCGACCTGCTGGCCGTCGACACCGACGTCACCCTGCTGCGGGTCGGCATGGACGCGGTCCTCGGCTGA